A region from the Sutcliffiella horikoshii genome encodes:
- a CDS encoding acetyl-CoA C-acetyltransferase: MKEAVIVAGARTPVGRSRKGSLATVRPDDLGALVVKETLKRAGNYDGPIDDLIFGCAMPEAEQGLNMARNIGGLAGLPSSVPAITINRYCSSGLQTIAYAAERIMLGHSESIIAGGAESMSMVPMVGHTVRPNARLVDSAPEYYMGMGHTAEQVAMKYGVSREDQDAFAVRSHERAARAIQEGKFVDEIVPVDVTLRKVGSNHKLQESTFTFSQDEGVRAGTSMEVLSKLRPAFNVKGSVTAGNSSQTSDGAASVLVMERERAEALGLKPIAKFRSFAVGGVPPEVMGIGPVVAIPKALKLAGLELSDIGLLELNEAFASQAIQVMRELNLDEDKVNVNGGAIALGHPLGCTGSKLTLTLLHEMQRRNEQFGIVSMCIGGGMGAAGVFELLA, translated from the coding sequence TTGAAAGAAGCGGTTATTGTTGCTGGTGCAAGAACACCAGTCGGAAGATCAAGAAAAGGATCACTAGCTACAGTTCGACCAGATGATCTAGGGGCATTAGTAGTAAAAGAAACACTAAAACGAGCAGGAAATTATGATGGTCCAATCGATGACCTGATTTTCGGATGTGCAATGCCAGAAGCGGAACAAGGACTGAACATGGCAAGAAACATCGGAGGATTGGCTGGACTTCCATCAAGCGTACCTGCAATCACGATAAATAGATATTGTTCTTCAGGCTTGCAAACCATTGCATATGCAGCAGAGCGAATCATGCTTGGACATTCTGAATCCATAATCGCCGGTGGAGCAGAATCCATGAGCATGGTACCAATGGTAGGCCACACAGTAAGACCCAATGCACGACTTGTTGACTCCGCACCAGAGTACTACATGGGAATGGGTCACACGGCAGAACAAGTAGCAATGAAATACGGAGTAAGCCGTGAAGACCAGGATGCGTTCGCTGTTCGCAGTCATGAGCGTGCCGCAAGAGCGATTCAAGAAGGAAAATTCGTGGATGAAATCGTACCTGTGGATGTAACATTGCGCAAGGTCGGATCAAACCACAAATTGCAAGAATCAACATTCACTTTCAGCCAGGATGAAGGAGTAAGAGCAGGCACTTCCATGGAAGTATTGAGCAAACTTCGTCCGGCATTTAATGTAAAAGGTTCCGTAACAGCAGGAAACTCTTCTCAAACAAGTGACGGAGCAGCATCTGTTCTTGTGATGGAAAGAGAAAGAGCGGAAGCACTTGGTCTTAAACCAATCGCTAAATTCCGATCCTTCGCAGTTGGAGGCGTACCACCGGAAGTAATGGGAATCGGCCCGGTAGTAGCAATTCCTAAAGCACTTAAACTGGCAGGCTTGGAGCTTTCCGATATCGGCTTACTAGAGTTAAACGAAGCATTTGCATCCCAAGCAATCCAAGTCATGCGCGAACTAAATCTTGATGAAGACAAAGTGAACGTAAACGGTGGAGCAATCGCACTAGGCCACCCACTTGGATGCACAGGTTCCAAACTGACCCTGACCCTCCTACACGAAATGCAACGCCGCAACGAACAGTTCGGTATCGTCAGCATGTGTATCGGCGGAGGAATGGGAGCCGCAGGCGTATTCGAACTACTGGCTTAA
- a CDS encoding 3-hydroxyacyl-CoA dehydrogenase/enoyl-CoA hydratase family protein, with the protein MKQSIKKAAVIGSGVMGSGIAAHLANVGIPTILLDIVPNKLTSEEEQKGLTLSDKVIRNKFTNTAVQKLLKQKPAPLTSKSNIALIEAGNLEDDIAKIADCDWVIEVIVENLEIKKQLFEKVDSHRKPGSIISSNTSGISIEAMAEGRSEDFKKNFLGTHFFNPPRYLKLLEVIPTKDTSPEVVSFIKTFGEDVLGKGIVLAKDTPNFIANRIGTYGLLVTVNEMLEGGYSVGEVDSVTGPAIGRPKSATFRTLDVVGLDTFIHVANNVYEKVEGKEQEVFRIPDFMNKMKEKGWLGSKSGQGFFLKQGKEILELNPETLEYDARKKLKTPALEMSKQAKGYSNKMKALVYADDRAGNLIWSILAPVLSYSAELLGEIADDIVAIDQAMKWGFGWDHGPFETWDAIGLEQSVLKMKEDGITVPKWVDEMLANGHRSFYKKDGGTTLFYENGTYKALEVNPKVVHLKTLKETKGVIKKNSGASLIDLGDDVALLEFQSPNNAIGLDIIQMVNYALEEVDKNYKGLVIGNQGKNFCVGANLAMILMEAQDDNYFEIEMVVKHFQQAMMNIKYSSKPVVAAPFGMTLGGGTEICLPTSQLQASSESYMGLVEVGVGLIPGGGGNKELYMKHLNSMPQGLEFDLQKVANKVFEQIATAKVSTSAAEARDLHLLNNKDQISFNGDHLIHDAKQAVTSLYDAGYTAPVRRKVPVVGETGYATLMLGAHNMQYSGFISEHDLKIAKKLAYVIAGGNVPFGTEVDEQYLLDLEREAFLSLVGEAKSQQRMQHMLVKGKPLRN; encoded by the coding sequence ATGAAACAAAGTATTAAAAAGGCTGCTGTAATCGGATCGGGAGTTATGGGATCCGGCATTGCCGCACACTTAGCAAACGTTGGAATTCCTACAATCTTGTTAGATATCGTTCCTAACAAATTAACGAGTGAAGAAGAACAAAAGGGCTTAACACTCTCTGATAAAGTAATCCGCAACAAATTTACCAATACAGCAGTACAAAAATTATTAAAGCAAAAACCAGCTCCACTTACATCCAAATCTAATATTGCTCTAATTGAAGCAGGAAACCTAGAAGACGATATAGCGAAAATTGCCGATTGTGACTGGGTCATTGAGGTAATTGTTGAAAACCTGGAAATCAAAAAACAACTATTTGAAAAAGTAGATTCACACCGCAAGCCTGGTAGCATCATCAGTTCCAACACATCCGGTATTTCCATTGAGGCGATGGCAGAAGGACGCTCCGAAGATTTCAAAAAGAATTTCCTTGGAACTCACTTCTTTAACCCGCCGCGTTATTTGAAATTACTCGAAGTGATACCAACTAAAGACACTAGTCCTGAGGTTGTCAGCTTCATTAAAACATTTGGTGAAGATGTATTAGGAAAAGGAATCGTGCTTGCAAAAGATACGCCAAACTTCATTGCCAACCGCATTGGAACGTATGGCTTACTTGTAACAGTTAATGAAATGCTTGAGGGCGGATATAGTGTCGGAGAAGTGGATTCCGTTACTGGTCCTGCAATCGGCAGACCGAAGAGTGCAACATTCCGTACACTTGACGTTGTAGGGTTGGATACATTCATCCATGTAGCCAACAATGTTTACGAAAAAGTGGAAGGCAAGGAACAAGAAGTATTCCGCATTCCAGATTTCATGAACAAGATGAAAGAAAAAGGCTGGTTGGGCTCCAAGTCGGGTCAAGGCTTTTTCCTAAAACAAGGAAAAGAGATTTTGGAACTTAACCCAGAAACATTGGAATATGACGCACGCAAAAAGTTGAAAACTCCTGCGTTGGAAATGAGCAAACAAGCAAAAGGCTACAGCAACAAAATGAAAGCGCTTGTATATGCTGATGACCGCGCTGGAAATCTGATTTGGAGCATTCTTGCACCGGTGTTGAGCTATTCCGCAGAGTTACTTGGTGAGATCGCCGATGATATCGTGGCAATTGACCAAGCAATGAAATGGGGCTTCGGCTGGGATCATGGTCCATTTGAAACGTGGGATGCCATCGGTCTAGAACAGTCAGTCCTGAAAATGAAAGAAGATGGAATCACTGTTCCGAAATGGGTCGACGAAATGCTAGCAAATGGCCACCGTTCTTTCTACAAAAAAGATGGTGGAACAACTCTATTTTATGAAAACGGCACTTACAAAGCGCTAGAAGTAAATCCGAAAGTTGTTCACTTAAAAACATTAAAAGAAACAAAAGGTGTTATTAAGAAAAACTCAGGTGCAAGCTTAATCGATCTTGGAGATGATGTCGCACTACTTGAATTCCAATCTCCTAACAATGCGATTGGCCTTGATATTATCCAGATGGTGAACTACGCGCTTGAAGAAGTGGATAAGAACTACAAAGGACTTGTAATCGGGAACCAAGGCAAGAATTTCTGCGTAGGCGCAAACCTTGCGATGATTCTGATGGAAGCACAAGATGACAATTATTTTGAAATAGAAATGGTTGTAAAGCACTTCCAACAAGCCATGATGAATATAAAATACAGCTCCAAACCGGTTGTGGCAGCGCCATTTGGCATGACACTCGGAGGAGGAACAGAAATCTGTCTCCCAACAAGCCAACTTCAGGCATCCAGTGAATCGTATATGGGTCTTGTAGAAGTCGGTGTAGGTTTGATCCCTGGTGGAGGCGGAAATAAAGAGCTTTACATGAAGCACTTAAACAGCATGCCACAAGGACTTGAATTTGACCTGCAAAAAGTAGCGAACAAAGTTTTCGAACAAATTGCGACGGCAAAAGTCTCTACTTCTGCAGCGGAAGCAAGAGATCTGCACTTGCTTAATAATAAAGATCAAATCAGCTTCAACGGTGACCACCTAATTCATGATGCGAAGCAGGCGGTAACAAGCTTGTATGATGCAGGCTACACAGCACCTGTGCGCAGAAAAGTACCTGTAGTGGGAGAAACAGGCTATGCAACCTTAATGCTTGGAGCACACAATATGCAATACTCCGGATTCATTTCCGAGCACGACTTAAAAATCGCCAAAAAGCTTGCTTACGTTATCGCAGGCGGAAATGTACCGTTCGGAACAGAAGTAGATGAACAGTACCTACTAGACCTTGAGAGAGAAGCATTCCTCAGCCTAGTTGGCGAAGCAAAATCCCAACAACGCATGCAACACATGCTAGTAAAAGGAAAACCATTACGTAACTAA
- a CDS encoding YuzL family protein — MAKLKKQPSQAAKSAASVKGNAGPTMEMDYRGKKTSNNQQYGKQNMED; from the coding sequence ATGGCAAAGTTGAAAAAGCAACCTTCTCAAGCAGCTAAAAGTGCGGCAAGTGTAAAAGGAAACGCTGGTCCGACAATGGAAATGGACTATCGTGGTAAAAAGACAAGTAATAACCAACAGTACGGAAAACAGAACATGGAAGACTGA
- a CDS encoding proline dehydrogenase family protein, translating into MEQVMRNTFLYLSKSKSLTKMARKYGLRFGAGRFVAGERIDQAVKCIQELNEKDLCVTIDYLGEFIDTEKEANEMADNSIEAIRAIGTENLDSQLSLKMTSMGLDISEEVVMKNMRRILDAAKEYGVFVTIDMEDYSRCGKTIDVFKKLREEYDNVGTVIQAYLYRTVKDMEDLNQYSPNLRLVKGAYKESPEVAFPDKKDVDDNFKKIIEMHLLNGNYTAVATHDDAMIEYTKEIVKKHGISKDQFEFQMLYGIRPERQLELVKEGYKMRVYVPYGTDWYGYFMRRLAERPANVAFVLKGIIKK; encoded by the coding sequence ATGGAACAGGTAATGCGCAATACATTTTTGTATCTATCCAAAAGCAAGTCATTAACCAAAATGGCAAGAAAGTACGGATTGCGTTTCGGTGCTGGCCGTTTTGTTGCAGGGGAAAGAATCGATCAAGCGGTAAAGTGCATCCAAGAACTTAACGAAAAAGACCTTTGTGTCACCATTGACTATTTGGGTGAATTTATTGATACGGAAAAAGAAGCGAATGAAATGGCAGACAACTCAATTGAAGCTATTCGTGCAATCGGCACCGAGAACCTTGATTCTCAATTATCTTTGAAAATGACATCCATGGGGCTTGATATCTCTGAAGAAGTTGTGATGAAAAACATGCGTAGAATCCTTGATGCAGCAAAAGAATACGGTGTATTTGTCACGATTGACATGGAAGACTACTCCCGTTGTGGGAAAACGATAGATGTATTCAAAAAGTTGAGGGAAGAGTATGACAATGTCGGAACGGTCATACAGGCTTACTTGTACAGAACGGTCAAAGACATGGAAGACCTAAATCAGTACAGTCCGAATCTCCGTTTAGTTAAAGGAGCTTACAAAGAATCACCGGAAGTTGCTTTTCCAGATAAAAAAGATGTGGATGATAACTTCAAGAAAATCATTGAAATGCATCTTTTGAACGGAAACTATACTGCTGTTGCCACTCATGATGATGCCATGATTGAATACACAAAAGAAATCGTGAAAAAACATGGCATCTCCAAGGACCAATTTGAATTCCAAATGCTCTACGGGATCCGCCCAGAGCGCCAACTGGAACTCGTAAAAGAAGGCTACAAAATGCGTGTATACGTTCCATACGGTACAGACTGGTACGGATATTTCATGCGCCGACTGGCAGAACGCCCTGCAAACGTAGCGTTCGTACTAAAAGGAATCATCAAGAAATAA
- a CDS encoding spore coat protein yields MTQQKIQNPESQVAKTPQMNDRDFINDMLATEKYMTDSYSTALNEASNQQIYTDLLAIFNETQNCQRELYNVMFQKGWYGLEPADQTKLQQEYQQFQGYTNQFPYGNNGMMQ; encoded by the coding sequence ATGACTCAACAAAAAATCCAGAATCCTGAATCGCAGGTAGCCAAAACACCTCAAATGAATGATCGCGATTTCATCAACGATATGCTCGCGACGGAAAAATATATGACTGACTCATACAGTACTGCACTAAATGAAGCAAGCAACCAGCAAATCTACACAGACCTGCTTGCGATTTTTAATGAAACTCAAAATTGTCAGCGTGAACTTTATAATGTCATGTTCCAAAAAGGTTGGTACGGACTGGAGCCAGCTGATCAGACGAAACTTCAACAAGAATACCAGCAGTTCCAAGGCTACACGAACCAGTTTCCTTATGGAAATAACGGGATGATGCAGTAA
- a CDS encoding YusU family protein, producing MNEKLDQQLDGLLEKYTELLLGEVTEEHKENVKAWVLYTYIAKSMPPLVKHWNEQYPDAKQDMMALIKEIKELNDAHRAKSGK from the coding sequence ATGAACGAAAAACTCGACCAACAATTGGACGGTTTATTAGAAAAGTACACGGAACTTCTTTTAGGGGAAGTGACAGAAGAGCACAAGGAAAATGTGAAAGCATGGGTGCTCTATACATATATCGCAAAATCAATGCCACCACTTGTTAAGCATTGGAATGAGCAATATCCAGACGCAAAGCAAGATATGATGGCACTGATTAAGGAAATCAAAGAATTGAATGACGCCCACCGTGCCAAAAGCGGGAAATAA
- a CDS encoding IucA/IucC family C-terminal-domain containing protein, with protein sequence MMSTLTKQEFRFLEESCRFVAGEAQVEDTISLHSLIHDGTEAYLTKVKAALGTDEMDVAASLLMKRLGFLAVNCLLSMTAFNKTLKVDPANIWIDSYVENDVWLPKLRYTEVQAVEVTEFGTREEWRVQHFNELFNGVFAPLIQRMSKEAKVSRQTLWENVVLYIYWMYESILPNQQLDAPYQEEDFKSLLEADPALFGMKRNPAALFYKPKTFVELHQAEIRMRTTCCYYYKTNSEGSRCSTCPLNCNV encoded by the coding sequence ATGATGAGCACGCTCACAAAGCAGGAATTTCGTTTTCTAGAAGAGAGTTGCCGGTTTGTAGCAGGAGAGGCACAAGTAGAAGATACTATATCCTTACATTCACTTATCCACGACGGAACGGAAGCGTATTTGACGAAAGTTAAGGCTGCATTGGGCACAGACGAAATGGACGTTGCCGCATCGCTTCTCATGAAAAGATTAGGATTCCTTGCGGTAAACTGTTTGCTTTCCATGACGGCATTCAATAAAACCTTAAAAGTGGATCCAGCTAACATTTGGATTGATTCTTATGTGGAAAATGATGTTTGGCTACCAAAGCTTCGTTATACAGAGGTGCAAGCAGTTGAGGTCACGGAATTTGGAACCCGAGAGGAGTGGAGAGTTCAGCATTTTAATGAGCTTTTCAACGGAGTGTTTGCCCCGTTGATTCAACGTATGTCCAAAGAGGCAAAGGTATCCCGCCAAACATTATGGGAAAATGTTGTGCTTTATATCTACTGGATGTATGAGTCCATTCTTCCTAATCAGCAGCTTGACGCGCCATACCAAGAAGAAGATTTTAAAAGTTTATTGGAGGCCGACCCTGCCTTATTTGGGATGAAAAGAAATCCAGCAGCATTGTTCTACAAGCCGAAAACCTTCGTAGAACTGCACCAAGCTGAGATCAGAATGCGAACTACCTGCTGCTACTATTATAAAACCAACAGTGAAGGATCCCGATGCTCTACGTGTCCATTGAATTGTAATGTGTGA